One part of the Olleya sp. YS genome encodes these proteins:
- a CDS encoding sodium:solute symporter has protein sequence MQTLDWIVLLGTLFTIVIYGTYQTRGSKNVQDYLKGGNTSKWWTIGLSVMATQASAITFLSTPGQAFHSGMGFVQFYFGLPIAMIVICMVFIPLYHRLKVYTAYEFLENRFDRKTRSLTAILFLIQRGLAAGITIFAPAIILSAVLGWNLLVLNILIGVLVIIYTVSGGTKAVNVTQKHQMIVIFTGMIIAFILILNHLPDDITFKKALDIAGASGKMEVLDFSFDLDNRYTVWTGLIGGTFLMLSYFGTDQSQVQRYLSGKSVKEMRLGLIFNGLLKVPMQFFILLVGVMVFVFYQFNEAPINFNPTATEVVLNSDYADEYKALQIKQQEVFDLKKAAITEFANANGTVNQELIADYNAQSDTLRANARALIVKAGDAKNLKVEDNDKDYVFIHFILNNLPKGLIGLLLAVILSAAMSSTASELNALASTTTIDLYKHRVGPKTESEMVKASKGFTLLWGIIAIGVACVANLAENLIQLVNIIGSIFYGNVLGIFLLAFFFKYIKANAVFIAALITQVLVIGLFFLNEYGFINLPFLWLNFVGCVIVIIIAFVLQTLMKNEDIETS, from the coding sequence ATGCAAACATTAGATTGGATTGTCTTATTAGGAACATTATTTACAATAGTTATTTATGGTACATACCAAACTAGAGGAAGTAAAAACGTACAAGATTATTTAAAAGGTGGTAACACAAGCAAATGGTGGACTATTGGCTTATCGGTTATGGCTACTCAAGCTAGTGCCATTACCTTTTTAAGCACACCTGGACAAGCATTCCATTCTGGAATGGGATTTGTCCAATTTTATTTTGGATTACCTATTGCTATGATTGTGATTTGCATGGTTTTTATCCCATTATATCATAGATTAAAAGTCTATACTGCTTACGAGTTTTTAGAAAATCGGTTTGACCGAAAAACCAGATCGTTAACTGCTATTCTCTTTTTAATACAACGTGGATTGGCTGCAGGAATTACCATTTTTGCTCCAGCAATTATCTTGTCTGCTGTATTAGGTTGGAACTTATTAGTACTTAATATTTTAATTGGTGTTTTAGTGATAATATACACAGTGTCTGGTGGTACAAAAGCAGTCAATGTGACTCAAAAACATCAAATGATTGTGATTTTTACAGGAATGATTATTGCTTTCATTTTAATATTAAATCATTTACCAGACGATATCACATTCAAAAAAGCACTAGATATTGCAGGTGCTAGTGGTAAAATGGAAGTGCTAGATTTTTCTTTTGACTTAGACAATAGATATACAGTTTGGACAGGATTAATTGGTGGTACATTTTTAATGCTCTCTTACTTTGGGACTGACCAAAGTCAAGTACAACGCTATTTATCAGGTAAATCTGTTAAAGAAATGCGTTTAGGGTTGATTTTTAACGGATTGTTAAAAGTGCCTATGCAATTTTTTATCCTGTTAGTTGGTGTTATGGTGTTTGTGTTTTACCAATTTAATGAAGCACCAATTAACTTTAATCCTACAGCTACAGAAGTAGTATTAAATTCTGATTATGCAGACGAATATAAAGCACTGCAAATTAAACAACAGGAAGTGTTTGACCTTAAAAAAGCAGCTATAACCGAATTTGCTAATGCTAATGGAACTGTTAACCAAGAATTAATTGCAGATTACAATGCACAAAGTGACACATTAAGAGCAAACGCAAGAGCACTAATTGTAAAAGCAGGAGATGCTAAAAACTTAAAGGTTGAGGATAACGATAAGGACTACGTGTTTATCCATTTTATACTTAATAATTTGCCTAAAGGGTTAATTGGACTATTGTTAGCAGTTATTTTAAGCGCAGCCATGTCTAGTACTGCATCAGAACTAAACGCACTTGCTAGTACAACAACTATCGATTTATACAAACACAGAGTAGGCCCAAAAACAGAATCTGAAATGGTTAAAGCCTCAAAAGGATTTACGTTACTTTGGGGAATTATTGCAATTGGTGTCGCCTGTGTTGCTAATCTAGCTGAAAATTTAATTCAATTAGTTAATATAATAGGTTCTATTTTTTATGGAAATGTGTTAGGGATTTTCTTATTAGCATTTTTCTTTAAATACATCAAAGCCAATGCAGTCTTTATTGCTGCACTAATCACTCAAGTATTAGTGATTGGATTATTTTTCTTAAATGAATATGGTTTTATAAATCTTCCATTTTTATGGTTAAATTTTGTAGGTTGTGTGATAGTTATAATAATTGCTTTTGTATTACAAACCCTAATGAAAAATGAAGATATAGAAACTTCTTGA
- a CDS encoding DUF4252 domain-containing protein, with the protein MKMSIKFVFTLFCLSLVLVSCKDENSIQTYFVDHQELPEFTSFDVSAKLVDFSNANLTEEEKDAYESIRKLDILAYRVNDKNKDKYQLELNKAKTVLNNKKYEELMEFKDNGVNVKISTIGDNDTVDEFLVLASSKEVGFTVIRVLGDDMKPEELIKLTNKLQNADVDQGQLNNLMDFFK; encoded by the coding sequence ATGAAAATGTCAATTAAATTTGTTTTCACACTGTTTTGCTTATCACTTGTTTTAGTGAGTTGTAAAGACGAAAACTCTATACAAACTTATTTTGTAGACCATCAAGAATTACCTGAGTTTACCTCGTTTGATGTATCCGCAAAGCTAGTTGATTTTTCTAATGCTAATCTAACAGAAGAAGAGAAAGATGCTTACGAGTCCATTAGAAAATTAGATATTTTAGCTTACAGAGTTAACGACAAGAATAAAGATAAGTATCAGCTTGAATTAAATAAAGCTAAAACGGTTTTAAATAATAAAAAGTATGAAGAGTTGATGGAGTTTAAAGACAATGGTGTTAACGTCAAAATAAGCACTATTGGTGATAACGATACTGTTGACGAGTTTTTAGTACTTGCAAGCTCAAAAGAAGTGGGTTTTACTGTTATTAGAGTTTTAGGTGATGACATGAAACCCGAAGAGTTGATTAAATTGACTAATAAACTGCAAAATGCAGATGTTGATCAAGGACAACTTAATAATCTTATGGATTTTTTTAAATAA
- a CDS encoding DUF4252 domain-containing protein produces MKTLNINTMKKQAILLVMAILMLPLTAMAQDIFEKYSDDDNVTYVSIKPKMFQMLAKMDIDTDDPEAKAYLDMVNSITSFKTMATDDKTIAKDITKWVTSRTASLEELMEVKDNGVVMKFYVKQGKDDDHISELLMFINGLDAVMKDSEIKINGENRSIETVVISLTGDIDLNQISKLTQKMNLPGGEELEKKSKK; encoded by the coding sequence ATGAAAACTTTAAATATTAATACAATGAAAAAACAAGCAATACTATTAGTAATGGCAATTTTAATGTTGCCTTTAACCGCTATGGCTCAAGATATATTTGAAAAATATAGTGATGATGACAATGTTACCTACGTCTCTATAAAACCTAAAATGTTTCAAATGTTAGCTAAAATGGATATTGATACAGATGATCCTGAAGCTAAAGCCTATTTAGATATGGTAAATAGTATTACCAGTTTTAAAACTATGGCTACAGACGATAAAACCATAGCTAAAGATATTACAAAATGGGTAACATCACGTACTGCATCTTTAGAAGAATTAATGGAGGTTAAAGATAATGGCGTGGTCATGAAGTTTTATGTAAAGCAAGGTAAAGACGATGACCATATTAGCGAGTTACTAATGTTTATTAATGGCTTGGATGCTGTAATGAAAGATTCTGAAATTAAAATAAATGGTGAAAATCGCTCTATTGAAACCGTTGTTATTTCTTTAACTGGAGACATCGACTTAAATCAGATTTCTAAATTGACTCAAAAAATGAATCTTCCAGGTGGAGAGGAATTAGAGAAGAAAAGCAAAAAATAA
- a CDS encoding S41 family peptidase, with amino-acid sequence MKKTWIYTILLVVSVTFTSCFEDIDDNAISETDIKDFVWKGLNQWYFWQQTVTDLTDDRFANSTEYTDFLNSYESPDALFEALLSPEDRFSWIVDDYFALNNTLNGVTKNNGMSFGVGTITVASQTTFGGIVQYILPNTSASDSILERGDIFLTVNGTQLTQNNYLSLLFSSSDTYTIGLAEIDANDNLVLTGETVTLTKQVYEENPIFIANTFTVDGIKVGYLMYNRFTSNYDQQLNDVFANFFAEGVQDLVVDLRYNPGGSVNSAIHLASMIAGEPATALFLRQRWNDKIQAVFTEEEVSRYFANQLPDGTTINSLNLNKVYILAQQSSASASELLINGLEPYVSELIHIGNTTRGKNEFSITLYDNPDCSYLNISGCSGGINPNHTWAMQPLVGKNENANGFYQYENGLTPDFEVLEDIENFGVLGDQNEPLLARAIQHITGNGRFGLATEPNASFYNIDHSNFHTLTKDNMYLETEDIPTLIK; translated from the coding sequence ATGAAAAAGACATGGATATACACCATCCTGCTTGTAGTTTCTGTAACTTTTACCAGTTGTTTTGAAGATATAGATGATAACGCTATTTCTGAAACCGATATCAAAGATTTTGTTTGGAAAGGTTTAAACCAATGGTACTTTTGGCAACAAACGGTAACAGATTTAACGGATGATAGATTTGCTAACAGTACTGAATACACGGACTTTTTAAATAGTTACGAATCACCTGATGCGCTTTTTGAAGCCTTATTATCTCCAGAAGACCGTTTTAGTTGGATTGTAGATGATTATTTTGCACTAAATAATACTCTAAATGGTGTCACTAAAAATAACGGAATGTCCTTTGGAGTTGGTACAATAACTGTTGCATCACAGACTACTTTTGGAGGTATTGTTCAATATATATTACCTAATACCAGTGCATCTGATAGTATATTAGAGCGAGGAGATATTTTCTTAACTGTTAATGGTACACAACTTACACAGAATAACTACTTAAGTTTATTGTTTTCTAGTAGTGATACTTATACTATAGGTTTAGCAGAGATTGACGCTAACGACAATTTAGTATTGACAGGAGAAACAGTAACACTTACTAAACAAGTGTATGAAGAAAACCCAATATTTATTGCCAATACATTTACTGTAGATGGTATTAAGGTTGGTTATTTAATGTATAACCGTTTTACTAGTAATTACGACCAACAACTTAATGATGTTTTTGCTAACTTTTTTGCTGAAGGTGTGCAAGACTTAGTAGTTGACCTTAGATATAATCCTGGTGGTAGCGTAAATTCCGCAATACACTTAGCAAGTATGATTGCTGGAGAACCAGCAACTGCTTTATTTTTAAGACAGCGTTGGAATGATAAAATACAAGCAGTATTTACTGAAGAAGAAGTTAGTAGATATTTTGCAAATCAATTACCAGATGGAACAACAATTAATAGTCTAAATTTAAATAAAGTTTACATCTTAGCGCAACAGTCCTCTGCATCTGCTAGCGAGTTGCTTATTAATGGATTAGAACCCTATGTTAGTGAATTAATCCATATTGGTAATACTACAAGAGGTAAAAATGAATTTTCGATTACATTGTATGACAATCCAGATTGTTCTTATTTAAATATTAGTGGTTGTTCTGGCGGTATTAATCCAAACCACACTTGGGCTATGCAACCTTTAGTTGGTAAAAATGAAAATGCAAATGGTTTTTATCAATATGAAAATGGGCTAACTCCTGACTTTGAAGTATTGGAAGACATTGAAAACTTTGGTGTTTTAGGTGACCAAAACGAGCCACTTTTAGCTAGAGCCATTCAACACATTACTGGAAATGGTCGATTTGGTTTGGCTACTGAACCTAATGCATCATTTTATAACATAGACCATTCAAATTTCCATACACTAACAAAAGATAATATGTATTTGGAAACGGAAGATATTCCAACTCTTATAAAATAA
- the purB gene encoding adenylosuccinate lyase, translated as MSLNQLNAISPIDGRYRNKIEKLQAFFSEEALIKYRVLVEIEYFIALCEIPLPQLKGVDNSKFEDLRDIYQSFTSKNAQAIKDIEKVTNHDVKAVEYFIKEQFDALGLSDYKEFIHFGLTSQDINNTAIPLSIKDAMNDIYVPEYFNILKELKRLAEEWKDIPMLARTHGQPASPTRLGKEIEVFVVRLEEQFNLLNDIPSAAKFGGATGNFNAHKVAYPNIDWKTFGSTFVQEQLGLQHSFPTTQIEHYDHMAALFDCLKRINTIIIDLDRDIWTYVSMDYFKQKIKKGEVGSSAMPHKVNPIDFENSEGNLGLANAIFEHLSAKLPISRLQRDLTDSTVLRNVGVPFGHTLIGFKSTQKGLGKLLLNETKFEQDLDNNWAVVAEAIQTILRREAYPNPYEALKGLTRTNEAINKTSISNFIDTLEVSDAIKTELKAISPSNYTGI; from the coding sequence ATGTCTTTAAACCAACTAAATGCCATCTCACCAATTGATGGTCGTTACCGCAATAAAATTGAAAAACTGCAAGCCTTTTTCTCTGAAGAAGCACTTATTAAATATCGTGTTTTAGTAGAAATTGAATACTTTATTGCATTATGCGAAATCCCTTTACCTCAGCTAAAAGGTGTAGATAACAGTAAATTTGAAGACTTACGAGACATTTACCAATCGTTTACATCTAAAAACGCACAAGCCATCAAAGACATTGAGAAAGTAACCAACCATGATGTTAAAGCAGTTGAGTATTTTATTAAAGAACAATTTGATGCTTTAGGTTTAAGTGACTATAAAGAATTTATCCACTTTGGATTAACCTCTCAGGATATAAATAACACTGCAATTCCTTTAAGCATCAAGGATGCCATGAATGATATTTATGTCCCAGAATATTTTAATATTTTAAAAGAATTAAAGCGTCTTGCAGAAGAATGGAAAGATATCCCAATGTTGGCCAGAACCCATGGTCAACCAGCATCTCCAACCAGATTAGGTAAAGAGATTGAAGTCTTTGTTGTAAGACTTGAAGAGCAATTTAATTTATTAAATGATATACCAAGTGCTGCAAAATTTGGTGGTGCTACAGGAAATTTTAATGCTCATAAAGTAGCCTATCCAAATATTGATTGGAAAACGTTTGGAAGCACTTTTGTACAAGAACAATTGGGATTGCAACACTCCTTTCCTACTACACAAATAGAACATTATGACCATATGGCTGCGTTATTTGATTGCTTAAAACGCATTAATACCATTATTATAGATTTAGATAGAGACATATGGACCTATGTGTCCATGGATTATTTTAAACAAAAAATTAAAAAAGGTGAAGTTGGTAGTAGTGCCATGCCACACAAAGTTAACCCAATAGATTTTGAAAACTCGGAAGGTAATTTAGGTCTAGCTAATGCTATCTTTGAACATTTATCTGCTAAATTACCAATATCGAGATTACAACGTGACTTAACTGATAGTACAGTACTGCGTAATGTTGGTGTCCCTTTTGGACATACTTTGATTGGTTTTAAATCTACACAAAAAGGTTTAGGTAAGTTATTACTAAATGAAACCAAATTTGAACAAGATTTAGACAATAATTGGGCAGTAGTCGCAGAAGCCATACAAACCATTTTAAGACGTGAAGCTTATCCAAATCCATATGAAGCCTTAAAAGGATTAACAAGAACCAACGAAGCAATTAATAAAACGTCTATTTCAAATTTTATTGATACCTTAGAGGTTAGTGATGCTATTAAAACCGAATTAAAAGCTATATCACCTAGTAATTATACAGGAATTTAA
- a CDS encoding sigma-70 family RNA polymerase sigma factor codes for MTQSEFLNIVMPFKDKVFRLAKRLLVSREEAEDATQEVLLKLWNNKSKIENYKNVEAFSMTMTKNFCLDKLKSKQSQNLKIVHSNYKDHNVALQKQVELNDSMQWVAKIIEELPEQQKLVVQLRDIEQYNFDEIAKMLDMNPTAVRVALSRARKVIREKLTKTHNYGVK; via the coding sequence ATGACACAGTCGGAGTTTTTAAACATTGTAATGCCTTTTAAAGATAAGGTCTTTCGTTTAGCGAAGCGATTACTTGTGTCGCGTGAAGAAGCAGAAGATGCGACGCAAGAAGTATTATTAAAATTATGGAATAATAAGAGTAAAATAGAAAATTATAAAAACGTTGAAGCGTTTTCTATGACTATGACTAAAAACTTTTGTTTGGATAAGTTAAAATCTAAACAATCTCAAAATTTAAAAATTGTACATAGTAATTATAAAGACCACAACGTCGCATTACAAAAGCAAGTAGAATTAAATGATAGTATGCAATGGGTAGCTAAAATCATTGAAGAGTTACCAGAACAACAAAAATTGGTTGTTCAATTAAGAGATATTGAACAGTATAATTTTGATGAAATAGCAAAAATGTTAGACATGAATCCTACAGCTGTTAGAGTCGCATTATCAAGAGCAAGAAAAGTAATAAGAGAAAAATTAACTAAAACACATAATTATGGTGTTAAATAA
- a CDS encoding glycosyltransferase family 4 protein, with product MSQKLLIIGFVWPEPKSSAAGYRMMQLIDVFQTGNYDITFASACAKTENAFDLSSIGVKTEHIVLNDSSFDSFIKTLNPNIVLFDRFMVEEQFGWRVAEHCPNALRVLDTEDLHSLRKGRQQALKDQAFFDKNYLQNDTAKREIASILRCDLTLMISQVEIEILVNQFKVDEHLLYYLPFLLDPISPEAQRNSPKFKDRNDFITIGNFMHEPNFDAVLFLKEEIWPLIKKELPKAEMHIYGSYVSDKATQLHSDKDGFLIKGFAEDVNQVMKEAKVCLAPLRFGAGLKGKLIDAMINGTPCITTTIGAEGMYGTLKDTNAFIEDDAKAFAKQAVELYSNKIYWNGKQKNGFMIINTLYDKAIYTKDVLYKLELLQTGLNNHRQQHFLGQILMHQTMQSTKYMSKWIEEKNSKND from the coding sequence TTGAGTCAAAAACTCCTCATTATTGGCTTTGTATGGCCAGAACCTAAAAGTTCTGCTGCTGGCTACAGAATGATGCAATTAATAGACGTGTTTCAGACAGGTAATTATGATATTACATTTGCATCTGCCTGCGCTAAAACAGAAAACGCATTCGATTTATCAAGTATTGGTGTTAAAACAGAACACATTGTTTTAAACGATAGTAGTTTTGATTCTTTTATTAAAACATTAAATCCAAACATTGTGTTGTTTGACCGTTTTATGGTTGAAGAGCAATTTGGATGGCGTGTGGCAGAGCATTGTCCTAATGCTTTAAGAGTATTGGATACAGAAGATTTGCACAGTTTACGCAAAGGACGTCAACAAGCCTTAAAAGATCAAGCGTTTTTTGATAAAAATTATTTGCAAAACGACACAGCAAAACGTGAAATTGCAAGTATTTTGAGATGCGATTTAACATTAATGATATCTCAAGTAGAGATAGAAATATTAGTTAATCAATTTAAAGTAGATGAACACTTGTTGTATTACCTTCCGTTTTTATTAGACCCAATTTCTCCAGAAGCACAGCGCAACAGTCCAAAGTTTAAAGACCGTAACGATTTTATTACCATAGGTAACTTTATGCACGAGCCTAATTTTGATGCAGTTTTATTTTTAAAAGAAGAGATTTGGCCACTCATAAAAAAAGAATTACCTAAAGCAGAAATGCATATTTACGGGTCCTATGTGTCTGATAAAGCAACACAATTGCATAGCGATAAAGATGGCTTTTTAATTAAAGGCTTTGCAGAAGATGTTAACCAAGTGATGAAAGAGGCTAAAGTATGTTTAGCACCTTTACGTTTTGGAGCAGGATTAAAAGGTAAACTGATTGATGCCATGATAAATGGTACGCCTTGTATTACTACAACTATTGGAGCAGAAGGTATGTATGGTACCTTAAAAGATACTAATGCATTTATTGAAGACGATGCTAAAGCATTTGCTAAGCAAGCAGTAGAGCTATACTCCAATAAAATATACTGGAATGGTAAGCAAAAAAATGGTTTTATGATTATTAACACACTTTACGATAAGGCTATCTATACTAAAGATGTGTTATACAAATTAGAGCTACTTCAAACAGGATTAAATAACCATAGACAGCAACACTTTTTAGGTCAAATCTTGATGCATCAAACTATGCAAAGTACAAAGTATATGAGTAAATGGATTGAGGAGAAAAACTCTAAGAATGATTAG
- a CDS encoding adenylosuccinate lyase gives MTSNTLYQELNYVNHSREKRLHYANLLLADTSLIPKVLDILFMVDDKISPRAAWILEFMCGENLEAIIPHLDQFTEHMNKVHLDSAERPVAKICEYLAKAYYGKEPSKLKQALLPKHHEKIVELCFDYMINDVKVAPKAYGMNTLYLFGKDYDWIYPELILILERDFHTQSAAFKARARHILKKIKKK, from the coding sequence TTGACTTCTAACACGCTATATCAAGAATTAAATTACGTTAATCATTCGCGAGAAAAACGTTTGCATTATGCCAATCTTTTATTAGCAGATACTAGTTTAATTCCTAAGGTTTTAGATATTTTATTTATGGTAGATGATAAAATCTCTCCTCGTGCAGCATGGATTTTAGAATTTATGTGTGGCGAGAATCTAGAAGCTATCATTCCACATTTAGACCAATTTACAGAACATATGAATAAAGTTCATTTAGATTCTGCTGAAAGACCTGTCGCAAAAATTTGTGAATATCTTGCAAAAGCTTACTATGGAAAAGAGCCTTCAAAACTTAAACAGGCATTACTCCCTAAACATCATGAAAAAATTGTAGAACTCTGTTTTGATTATATGATTAATGATGTGAAAGTGGCACCTAAAGCTTATGGTATGAACACCTTATACCTATTTGGAAAAGATTATGATTGGATCTATCCAGAGTTGATTTTAATCTTAGAACGCGATTTTCATACACAAAGCGCAGCTTTTAAAGCTAGAGCAAGGCATATCTTGAAAAAAATCAAAAAAAAGTAG
- a CDS encoding heme-binding domain-containing protein, translating to MKIIKKIGLALLIVFIVAQFFSPEKNEGNTEDLTAFLAETTPSDEVKTILKSTCFDCHSSQTKYPWYNKITPVNYWLAGHVEDGKKHLNFSKWADYSVKRKDHKFEEIAEEVVDKKMPLPSYTWTHGDANLTDAQIQAIVDWVGQVRADYALAPRAE from the coding sequence ATGAAAATAATTAAAAAAATAGGGTTGGCTTTATTAATCGTTTTTATTGTTGCTCAATTTTTTTCACCTGAAAAAAATGAAGGGAATACAGAGGATTTGACAGCATTTTTAGCTGAAACAACGCCTTCAGATGAGGTGAAAACTATTTTAAAATCAACCTGTTTTGATTGTCATAGTAGTCAAACAAAATACCCTTGGTATAATAAGATAACTCCAGTTAATTATTGGTTAGCTGGTCATGTAGAAGATGGTAAAAAGCATTTAAATTTTTCTAAATGGGCTGATTATTCTGTAAAGCGAAAAGACCATAAGTTTGAAGAAATTGCAGAAGAAGTAGTTGACAAAAAAATGCCTCTACCAAGTTATACTTGGACCCATGGAGATGCCAATCTAACAGATGCACAGATACAAGCTATTGTGGATTGGGTTGGACAGGTTAGAGCTGATTACGCATTAGCGCCTAGAGCAGAATAA
- a CDS encoding TonB-dependent receptor, with translation MNKKKVLTTLCIVASSFVFAQEQDNNQSVTLLDEVTITDSRFELKRENSGKTVVKISDEELQQHADKTVAQIINTKSGINIVGSNSQAGQPLTTSVRGGQNRQVLVLIDGVAVNDASLIENNFDLQLLSLSQIEEIEILKGASSALYGNRASTAVINITLKKAKKGSVNATFSSFLGTNKAANDSNFAIEDFTNSVGINGRANNFNYLVNFSNRFTDGLSAVREIEGAEANDSDRFSKINTNVKLGYDFSEHFVLNTMFSHDKYNTQYDGGFFFIDENNVSKNEQLRVSVSPKYSYNNGSVTVNAALTTVDREFQSDFPATFDAKTLSVDAFNKYAFSDKLYTVLGVNVVKNEMNNPSPFSPIMADEANDQIVDPYASVTYLTDFGFNLNAGLRLNNHSEYGSNIVYNINPSYVFKLKENASLKLLASYSTAYVTPSLYQLFVPGFGNANLEAQEDTTIEAGLGFALHDNLRLSAVYFNRNQDNYIDYVTTDFVTFAGEYQNINEDFKVQGVEVELSYKPIASLDFNANYTFTERQDNIIFRVPKQKVNASLGYQICQSTNANISYQFNSDRVSPFFEDDFVTNRTLESYSLVNLSLNHNVLNNKMTLFVSVNNLFDEDYEELYRFSTLGRNFKFGFQLNL, from the coding sequence ATGAACAAAAAAAAGGTTCTGACTACGCTATGTATTGTAGCTAGTAGTTTTGTTTTTGCACAAGAGCAAGACAACAATCAAAGTGTGACGTTATTAGATGAAGTCACCATTACAGACTCGCGTTTTGAGTTAAAACGTGAAAATTCTGGTAAAACAGTTGTTAAAATTTCTGATGAAGAATTACAGCAACATGCAGACAAAACCGTTGCACAAATCATTAATACCAAATCAGGAATTAATATTGTAGGAAGCAACAGTCAAGCTGGACAACCATTGACAACTAGTGTTAGAGGTGGACAAAACCGCCAGGTTTTAGTTTTGATAGATGGTGTTGCAGTTAATGATGCCTCACTAATTGAAAATAATTTTGATTTACAATTATTATCATTAAGTCAAATTGAAGAGATTGAAATTTTAAAAGGTGCATCCAGTGCTTTATATGGTAATAGAGCCAGTACTGCTGTAATAAATATTACCTTAAAAAAAGCAAAAAAAGGTTCAGTAAACGCTACATTTTCTTCATTTTTAGGTACTAACAAAGCTGCAAACGATTCTAACTTTGCTATTGAAGATTTTACAAATTCTGTTGGAATAAATGGTCGTGCAAATAACTTTAATTACTTGGTTAATTTTAGTAATAGATTTACTGATGGTTTATCTGCTGTAAGAGAAATAGAAGGTGCAGAAGCTAATGATAGTGACAGGTTTTCTAAAATTAATACCAATGTCAAACTTGGTTACGATTTTTCTGAACATTTTGTACTGAATACAATGTTTAGTCACGATAAGTATAACACACAATATGATGGTGGTTTCTTTTTTATAGACGAAAACAATGTCTCTAAAAACGAACAACTTAGAGTCTCTGTTTCACCTAAATATAGCTACAACAATGGTAGCGTAACTGTAAATGCAGCTTTAACAACAGTAGATCGCGAGTTTCAATCTGATTTTCCAGCAACTTTTGATGCTAAAACGTTAAGTGTAGATGCGTTTAATAAGTATGCGTTTAGCGATAAGTTGTATACTGTTTTAGGTGTAAACGTCGTTAAAAACGAAATGAATAACCCAAGCCCATTTAGCCCAATCATGGCAGACGAAGCAAATGACCAAATAGTTGATCCTTATGCTAGTGTGACGTATTTAACAGATTTTGGTTTTAATCTCAATGCAGGTTTACGATTAAATAATCATAGCGAATATGGTAGTAATATTGTTTATAATATTAATCCATCGTACGTTTTTAAATTAAAAGAGAATGCTTCATTAAAATTGTTAGCATCTTATAGTACTGCTTATGTCACACCAAGTTTATACCAATTGTTTGTACCTGGTTTTGGAAATGCCAACCTTGAAGCACAAGAAGACACAACTATTGAAGCTGGATTAGGTTTTGCATTACATGATAACCTGAGATTAAGTGCTGTATATTTTAATAGAAATCAAGATAACTACATTGATTATGTGACTACAGATTTTGTAACCTTTGCTGGAGAATATCAAAATATAAATGAAGACTTTAAAGTACAAGGCGTAGAGGTAGAGTTAAGCTACAAGCCTATAGCCTCATTAGATTTTAATGCAAACTATACGTTTACTGAAAGACAAGATAATATTATTTTTAGAGTTCCAAAACAAAAAGTAAATGCTAGTTTAGGGTATCAAATTTGCCAAAGTACTAATGCTAATATAAGCTACCAATTTAATAGCGATAGAGTATCTCCTTTTTTTGAAGACGATTTTGTAACTAATCGTACGTTAGAGAGTTACAGTTTAGTTAATTTATCACTAAACCATAACGTGTTAAATAATAAAATGACTTTGTTTGTTAGTGTTAACAACCTTTTTGATGAAGATTATGAAGAGTTGTACAGATTTTCAACCCTTGGTCGAAACTTTAAGTTTGGGTTTCAATTAAATTTATAA